The Peromyscus maniculatus bairdii isolate BWxNUB_F1_BW_parent chromosome 6, HU_Pman_BW_mat_3.1, whole genome shotgun sequence genomic interval acaaaattaaaaagcaaggtTGTGActtgcggtggtggcacacactggctgctcttccagaggtcccgggttcaattcccagcacacacaggacagctcacaactgtctgtaactccagttccaggggatctgacaccttcacaccaatgctcataaaatacagttaaataaattaaacacacacacacacacaaaccccaaacTCCACCTGACCCCCAAAAAAGAACAGGTTTCACAATGAGAAGTTCTATCTTTGGCTAGGTGTGGTGCCTCATTCTTGTAATCTCAGTAGTTagggggctgaagcaggaggatcactaagGGTTCAGACTAGCCTGAAATAGAGTGAAACCCTGTGTCCAAaataaaagagagggaggaaaaaggggATGAATTTCGGAtgcactgggaaggtagaggcaagactaggaatcaatgaatgaatggcGGCTTGCGAAATTCTAATCTGGAGATGGTGACATTGACATGTTatctcattccccccccccccacgaccCTCCAGATAGAGACCAATTTTATAGTCTAGAAAACCAGGATAGGAATGAAAGGGTAAAGAAAGAATTCAATGTTAACAGTAGAGACAACACTCTAGTTCAATTCCGTCTAATATCAAAGCTCAACTGCTCGCTATACCACAAAACCAGAAATGTACTCAAAGCCAGAACATGTATGCTCTGGAACATCCCGTATGTTTCTCGTTAGGGTCCACGCAATTGCAGCACAGCCCAACAACTTGATTATTAGAAGGCTGGGGGAGGAATCATCTAGTCTTCAGCTTTCCTGGACAGGCTGAAATTCAGAAGAGCTGAAAGCTGTCTCCAGATCTCCTCTGTAGTAGCCTTCTAACCACCCCCGCCACCAGAGGCACCCGGTCCTCAGCCCAGTGGCCTCACAATGATGTAGGCGTCCAGGATGGAACGGTAGAGCGCTAGGACGCGGGTGAGGTTCACTGCCAGTTGCCTTCTCTCCTCATGCGAGAGGCCACGGGCCGAAACGCCGGGCATCCTGGGGACCGACTGGCGGagcaaggagggaggaggtgagaaggtcCACGGTCGGTACCACGAGGGCGGGAGACCCGGGCTGGACCGGGCAGGCCCAACGCGAAGCAAGTCCTCCGAGCTCGCCCGACAACGCCTCTTCCCCGCAGTCGCGTCGTCCAGGCTGAAAGCCTAAGGCTCACTTGTCAAAAGTCACGGCCTCCACGGGGCAAGGCCATTCGCGCGGAGGACGCCAGGGGCCCCGGTGACGTCACAGAGGCGCGCCCAGCACCGGCTCTCCGCCGGGCGCCCAGCGGCAGGTCCCGCCCTCCTTCCCGGAAGTGGGGCCACGGTTCCGGCGCGCGCTGCTCCCTCCGCTCTCCGCGGCCCACCACCTTCGAGTTGTTCCTCCACGGGGCCCGAGGGGCCGGGGAGCGcatcccgcccccgcccccgcccacgccgccgccgccgccgccgccgctgccgctgctcaCACACTCCGAGTCGCTGGCCTCGCTGCCTGAGGCGGGGGCGCTGCGGGCGCGTGTGCGCCGGCCGCCTTCGCGCTGCCACCCGCGCTCCTGCCGTCCCGGTATACGTCGGCGCGCGCCGGCGTCCGCATCCGGCTCCGGACGCCTGCGATCTTAGTGGGACCCAACCTGGAGGTAGGTGGGTGGGGCGGGGTGTTCGGGGGAACGGCCTGCACCGGCAGAGTGTGCGGGACAAGGTGGTCCGCCTGGATTCTTGAGTCTCCTCCACTCAGGTCCTTTGGTGATGTGTGGTGTCATCACCAAAGGTCCTTGCTAtggttgcgggggtggggggagaaggggaCGACACAGATGAGGTGCGTGAGCAGATCGCCCCCACGTGGAGCCGAGGAAGAGCAGGGCCTGGATTTGCTCTTCGTTTCTGGTGCCATCCTTCATTTCGGAGGACGCCTCTGGGTAATCCTCTTACCGATGGCAAACATACTTAGGAGTTTTCCTTCTCTGCTGTTTTACTTCTCTTCGCAACACCCTTGTTTTGACTTCATAGACTTGGCAGAGGTCGAACTCTGTGGGCTCCACAACCCCTTTTTACCCCCAGCCTCAGCATCTTCACTTTATGTTACtagatttattatttgtgtgagtgctttgcctgcgtgtgtgtgtgtgtgtgtgtgtgtgtgtgtgtgtatgtgtatatatataccatGTAAGGGCCTGGTATCTGCAGAGATCAGAAGGCATCTGATCCccccagaagctggagttacggatgttgtgagctaccacatgcgtgctgggaactgaaccctgggccTCTGGAGAGTGGAAATATCCCTCTTAAGATCTACCCGAAGTTGAATTGTAGGGCTTCATTAGTATCTGGGCTTTGTGCTTGCAGTATATAACTTAAGCTTTCCAGAATTGGTCTTATCTTATTCCCTCCCCCTACCCTCCACCAGGCCTATGGTACAGGTATCAGGATTACTTTTGTCCCCAGGGCTAATTGCAGACCTCCACATGTTGGACTATGGGATTCCACAGAGAATGAGCTTCTCATCCGTCTTCCATTAGTAAGCCAGTCTTCCCAGCTGCCCTCCCACCATCCACTGTCCTCATGTCCACTATACTCCTGAATTTGGATTTTGGGGAACCTCCAAAAAAGGCATTTGGAGGAAATGCCAAGCACCAACGTTTTGTCAAGAAGCGACGGTTCTTAGAGCAGAGAGGATTTCTGAATAAAAAGAACCAACCTCCTAGCAAGGTGTCTAAGTTGCACTCGGAACCTCCACAGAAAGGGGAAACTTCTTCAAGAGTAGATGGCATTTTGAAGATCCTTCCATGCCCAAAGAAGAAGGAAGCAGCTGCCTCcaagagggaggcagagcagtCCACAGACAAGAAAGCATCATTGTCTTGGCTGACCCCTGCTCCTTCAAAGAAGACTGATTCTGTCGTGGCTAAAATAGATTTGCTAGGGGAGTTTCAGAGTGCCCTTCCAAAGATTAAGAACCACCCATCTCACACTCAGAAGAGCTCCAAGAAGAAGCCCTTGAAGAAAAATGCTACAGAGAACTCCACCCAAGCTCATTCCGAGAGTAAGGACTCCAAGAAGCCCCCACAGAAGAGTGCTGCACAGAACTCCACTCAAGCTCATTCCGAGAATAAAGGCTCCAAGAAGTCCTCGAAGAAAAATGCTGCACAAAGCTCCACCCAAGCGCGTTCAGAGGATAAGTGCCTTAAAGTCTCCCAGAACTTGCCGGGGAAGATGGTGGCCCTGGACTGTGAAATGGTGGGCACAGGGCCCAAGGGGCGTGTTAGCTCCTTGGCTCGGTGCAGCATTGTGAACTACAATGGCGATGTGCTCTAC includes:
- the Isg20l2 gene encoding interferon-stimulated 20 kDa exonuclease-like 2, giving the protein MSTILLNLDFGEPPKKAFGGNAKHQRFVKKRRFLEQRGFLNKKNQPPSKVSKLHSEPPQKGETSSRVDGILKILPCPKKKEAAASKREAEQSTDKKASLSWLTPAPSKKTDSVVAKIDLLGEFQSALPKIKNHPSHTQKSSKKKPLKKNATENSTQAHSESKDSKKPPQKSAAQNSTQAHSENKGSKKSSKKNAAQSSTQARSEDKCLKVSQNLPGKMVALDCEMVGTGPKGRVSSLARCSIVNYNGDVLYDEYVRPPCHIVDYRTRWSGIRKSHMVNATPFKIARSQILKILSGKVVVGHAIHNDYKALQYFHPKSLTRDTSQIPLLNRKAGCPENVTLSLKHLTKKLLSRDIQAGQSGHSSVEDAQATMELYKLVEVEWEQHLAQNPPEN